The Streptomyces sp. NBC_00569 genomic sequence ATGCCGATGGTGCGCAGCGCGGCGGCGAGTTTGGCGAGGACGGCGACACGGGCCCCGATGAGCAGGACACGGCGGGCCGGCTCCGCCGCGCCGTCGAGCAGCGGTCGCAGGGCCTCGCGGTACGCGGCGCCGTGGAAGCGGAAGGGGCCCAGGCCGTGGTACCCGTTGAGTTCCAGGTCGGCTCGCTCCTCGGTCTGCCAGGCGAAGTCGCGCCAGATGACGTCGGGCCCGTCCGCCTCGATGACCGCGGTGACGGCCCCGCATTCGAGGCCCTCGCACTCCGGGCACCCGTAGATGACGTAGCGGCCGCCGGGCAGCGGCGCGTCCGCTTCGAGGAGCAGGCTGCGGACGTGGGCCGTGAAGATCGCCGGCGGGACGTCGGAGGCGAGCGGGGAGACGGCGTCGAGGTCGGAGAGCTGGAACAGCAGCGGCGAGCCGTTCACGATGAAGTCCAGGAACTCCCGGTGGACCTGGTAGTCCCCGTTCGTGAGAACTCCACCGGCGCGCATGGCCGGTGCCAGGCCGAAGGTCGCGTACTCGGCAGACATGTCCTGAGCATTCCCACCCGAGACGTGATGTGAGCACGGCACGACGCATTCCGCTACGGTCCGTTCGTGGACAGTGACGCGAGCAGCGACGTGATCGTGGTCGGCGGCGGGGTCATCGGCCTGACGACGGCTCTTGAACTCGTGGGCATGGGACGGCGCGTGCGGGTCTGGACGCGGGACCCCACGCCTCTGACGACGTCGGCGGTCGCGGGCGCGCTGTGGTGGCCGTACCGGATCGACCCGGTGGAGCGGGTGACCGACTGGTCGCTGCGCTCCCTGCGCGTGTACGAGGAGTTGGCAACGCGGCCCGGTACGGCGGGCGTGCGCATGGCGGAGGGCGTGCACGCCGACACCGTCCTCGACGGTCTGGGGCCGTGGGCGGACGGGGTGGCGGGGCTTCGTCCGGCGACCGCGACGGAGTACGGGGGCGGCGCCGGCCTGTGGGCGCGGCTTCCGCTGGTCGACATGCCGGTGCACCTGGAGTGGCTGAAGGAGCGTTTTCTCGCGGCCGGCGGGCGCGTGGAGACGCGGGAGGTCTCGGACCTCGCGGAGGCGGGCGCGGCGGCTCCGGTCGTGGTGAACTGCACGGGCATCGGCGCCCGGACGCTCGTACCGGACGATTCGGTGCGCCCCCTGCGCGGGCAGCTCGTCCTCGTGGAGAACCCGGGCGTGGACACGTGGTTCACCGGTGGCGGCGACTCCCCCGACACCTCGACGTACTTCTTTCCGCAGCCCGGCCGGCTGATCCTGGGCGGCACGGCCCAGGAGGACGACTGGTCGCTCGACCCCGATCCCGCCGTGGCGGAGGCGATCGTGGCGCGGTGCGCGGGGGTGCGGCCCGAGATCGCGGGGGCACGGGTCATCGGGCACCGGGTGGGTCTGCGGCCGACGCGGCCCGAGGTGCGGGTGGAGCGTGAACGGGCGTCGTGGGGCGGGGTGTTGGTCCACAACTACGGCCAGGGCGGGGCCGGTGTGACCGTCGCGTGGGGCTGCGCCCAGGAGGCGGCCGGGCTCGCCGTCTCCTGAGTGCCGCGACCGTACGGGCCGGGGGCTAGCCGATCGGGTCGCCCTCACGGTCCGTGCCCTGGCCCGGCCCGATCCGGATCTCGAAGTCGCCGTCGTACTGCTCGTGTCCGGCGATGACCGCCGCCTCGACGGCCTCGACGCCCTTGTCGCCGCGGACGATCAGCGGGTCGTGGCGCAGGTCCCGCATCAGGGCCACGCACATCCCGATCATGACGAGGGTGAAGGGCGCGGCGACGAGGATCGTCAGGTTCTGCAGGCCCGTCAGCGCGTTGCCCGAGCCGTTGCCGATGAGGAGCATGACGGCGGCGACGGCTCCGGTGACGACGCCCCAGAAGATGACCACGACGCGGCCGGGTTCGAGGGCGCCTTTCTGCGAGAGTGTGCCCATCACGATGGAGGCCGCGTCGGCGCCGGACACGAAGAAGATCCCGACGAGGATCATCACGAGCAGGCTCGTCGCGGTGGCGATGGGGAACTCGTCCAGTACGCCGAAGAGTTGGGCCTCGGGGGTGGAGGCGTTGCCGAGTGCACCGCTCTCCTTCAGGCTCATCGCCGTACCGCCGAAGACCGAGAACCAGATGAGGCTCACGGTGCTGGGGACGAGGATGACGCCGCCGACGAACTGCCGGATCGTGCGGCCCTTGCTGATGCGGGCGATGAACATGCCGACGAACGGCGTCCAGGAGATCCACCACGCCCAGTAGAAGACCGTCCAGCTGCCCAGCCAGGCGGCGACGCCCTTGCCGCTGGACGCTTCCGTCCTGCCGATGAGCTGCGGCAGGTCACCGAGGTACGCGCCCAGGGACGTGGGCAGCAGGTCGAGGACCAGGATCGTGGGCCCGGCGATGAACACGAACACGATCAGGATCAGCGCGAGGACCATGTTGATGTTGGACAGCCATTGGATGCCCTTCTCGACCCCGGACACCGCCGAGGCGACGAAGGCGACGGTGAGGACCGCGATGATGGTGACGAGGAGGCCCGTGCTCGCCTTGTCCATCCAGTTGAGCACCTCGAATCCGCTGCCGATCTGCAGGGCGCCGAGGCCGAGGGACGCGGCGGAGCCGAAGAGCGTGGCGAAGATCGCGATGATGTCGATGACGCGGCCCCAGGCGCCGTGCGCGTGCCGCTCGCCGATCAGCGGCACGAAGACGGAGCTGATGGTCTGCCGGCGGCGGCGCCTGAACGTGCTGTAGGCGATGGCCAGTCCGACGACGGCGTAGATCGCCCAGGGGTGCAGCGTCCAGT encodes the following:
- a CDS encoding BCCT family transporter, yielding MFGVTAALTVAFVIWGSVATDSLEDISTRLLKGLIHNGGWAFMLAASGFVVFALWLAISRYGKITLGDEGETPEFRTVSWVAMMFSAGMGIGLMFYGVSEPLAHYTTHPPGTRPVDSAQAMETSMATTLFHWTLHPWAIYAVVGLAIAYSTFRRRRRQTISSVFVPLIGERHAHGAWGRVIDIIAIFATLFGSAASLGLGALQIGSGFEVLNWMDKASTGLLVTIIAVLTVAFVASAVSGVEKGIQWLSNINMVLALILIVFVFIAGPTILVLDLLPTSLGAYLGDLPQLIGRTEASSGKGVAAWLGSWTVFYWAWWISWTPFVGMFIARISKGRTIRQFVGGVILVPSTVSLIWFSVFGGTAMSLKESGALGNASTPEAQLFGVLDEFPIATATSLLVMILVGIFFVSGADAASIVMGTLSQKGALEPGRVVVIFWGVVTGAVAAVMLLIGNGSGNALTGLQNLTILVAAPFTLVMIGMCVALMRDLRHDPLIVRGDKGVEAVEAAVIAGHEQYDGDFEIRIGPGQGTDREGDPIG
- a CDS encoding oxidoreductase — translated: MSAEYATFGLAPAMRAGGVLTNGDYQVHREFLDFIVNGSPLLFQLSDLDAVSPLASDVPPAIFTAHVRSLLLEADAPLPGGRYVIYGCPECEGLECGAVTAVIEADGPDVIWRDFAWQTEERADLELNGYHGLGPFRFHGAAYREALRPLLDGAAEPARRVLLIGARVAVLAKLAAALRTIGIGAEITQDAAGVPPEELRTYGAVAFGRAVSESDRAAVREQFERAGAEVAYVDGLAPIIPLLVAQIESALDRRAVPQRRLTRLVAADGEAGVEVASACRVRLTAYRLDRLYRTHAEDVFDAVLEPGRHRIALDPKATRGESFVVARTTGSVLVAAMTR
- a CDS encoding FAD-dependent oxidoreductase; its protein translation is MDSDASSDVIVVGGGVIGLTTALELVGMGRRVRVWTRDPTPLTTSAVAGALWWPYRIDPVERVTDWSLRSLRVYEELATRPGTAGVRMAEGVHADTVLDGLGPWADGVAGLRPATATEYGGGAGLWARLPLVDMPVHLEWLKERFLAAGGRVETREVSDLAEAGAAAPVVVNCTGIGARTLVPDDSVRPLRGQLVLVENPGVDTWFTGGGDSPDTSTYFFPQPGRLILGGTAQEDDWSLDPDPAVAEAIVARCAGVRPEIAGARVIGHRVGLRPTRPEVRVERERASWGGVLVHNYGQGGAGVTVAWGCAQEAAGLAVS